One window from the genome of Thermaerobacter marianensis DSM 12885 encodes:
- a CDS encoding Maf family protein, translating to MSGTSPGRTLVLASSSPRRVQLLGMLGLPFIQDPSRVEEPLPDVPPGALDPAAWAHRQAVRKARDVARRHPGALVIAADTVVEVDGRLLGKPRDRAEAVAMLAALAGREHRVASGVAVVDAATGREATGTRITRVWIRPLTQAEIEAYVDTGEPMDKAGAYAIQGIGATLVPRIDGCYFNVVGLPLALLADLLAHFDVRVLGRGGVAATPSGDGRP from the coding sequence GTGAGCGGGACAAGCCCCGGGCGCACGCTGGTGCTGGCATCGTCGTCGCCGCGGCGGGTGCAGCTCCTGGGGATGCTGGGCCTTCCTTTCATCCAGGACCCCTCGCGGGTCGAGGAGCCCCTGCCCGACGTCCCGCCGGGGGCGCTGGATCCCGCGGCCTGGGCGCACCGGCAGGCGGTCCGCAAGGCCCGGGACGTGGCCCGGCGGCACCCCGGGGCGCTGGTGATCGCCGCCGACACGGTGGTGGAGGTGGACGGCCGGCTGCTGGGCAAGCCCCGCGACCGGGCTGAGGCCGTCGCCATGCTGGCGGCGCTGGCGGGCCGGGAGCACCGGGTGGCCTCGGGCGTGGCGGTGGTCGACGCCGCCACGGGCCGGGAGGCCACCGGCACCCGCATCACCCGCGTCTGGATCCGGCCCCTTACGCAGGCGGAAATCGAAGCGTACGTGGATACGGGCGAGCCCATGGACAAGGCCGGCGCCTACGCCATTCAAGGGATCGGCGCAACCCTTGTCCCGCGCATTGACGGGTGTTACTTTAACGTCGTTGGCTTACCCCTGGCCCTGCTGGCCGACCTGCTTGCCCACTTCGACGTTCGGGTCTTGGGGCGCGGCGGCGTGGCCGCGACGCCTTCGGGGGACGGCCGGCCATGA
- a CDS encoding valine--tRNA ligase yields MTTQDGWQEATAAGDPAGAANPEAAEAAAGAGDHGPAPAAGAGAPGDTVLPPRYRPQDFEEDVYRFWMEQRAFHADRDAPGPVFSMVIPPPNVTGNLHIGHALNNTMQDILARWHRMQGDVTLWVPGTDHAGIATQHVVEVRLAKEEGLRRQDLGRERFLERVWAWKNQYEANILGQLRRLGASVDWDRLRFTMDEGCSRAVREVFVRLYEKGLIYRGDYMVNWCPVCHTALADIEVEHEEREGRLYHLRYPLVDGDGAIQVATTRPETMLGDTAVAVHPDDDRYRHLVGRRVRLPLVGREIPIIADEYVDPEFGTGAVKVTPAHDPNDFEMGRRHGLEQVQVIGFDGRMTEAAGPRYAGLDRQEARRRVVADLEEGGHLVKVEPHHHSVGVCYRCGTVIEPLVSRQWFIRMKPLAEPAMEAVRTGRTRIVPERFTRVYLHWLENVRDWCISRQIWWGHRIPAWYCQRCGETVVAREDPERCPRCGSAELHQDEDVLDTWFSSALWPFSTLGWPDKDSPDLRRFYPTSVLVTGYDILFFWVARMMVMGLEFMGDVPFRTVLLHGLVRDAKGQKMSKSRGNVVDPLEVIDKYGADALRFTLVTGLAPGNDARFSWERAEASRNFANKLWNAARFVLMNLQDFDPARGEPERDNAADRWILARLDAVTAEVQRLLEAFELGEAARALYNFIWDEFCDWYIELVKPRLAGAAGRLDPTGGVHRQAEPAHAEAAATGGNAAGARAGADAAASRYAAQYTLWQVLEQTLRLLHPFMPFISETVWQKLPRPQGAPATLALAPWPRAGEAGGAGAAGAADQGVITRFQRVIDTIHGLRSIRAEFRVPPGRKAHVLIYAEEPAQAEAFAEQAEAIRRLAGVDRLEIRVGSGERPAQAAAYVGPGVVAYMPLAGLIDLDAERRRLARERDQAEAALQRVRAKLANQGFVTRAPAEVVEQERQREQELVARLQLLAQRLAELG; encoded by the coding sequence ATGACCACCCAGGACGGATGGCAGGAAGCAACGGCGGCCGGCGACCCCGCCGGCGCCGCGAACCCGGAGGCCGCGGAGGCGGCCGCCGGGGCGGGAGACCACGGCCCGGCGCCCGCTGCCGGCGCGGGCGCGCCGGGCGACACCGTCCTGCCCCCGCGTTACCGGCCCCAGGACTTCGAAGAGGACGTCTACCGCTTCTGGATGGAGCAGCGCGCCTTCCACGCCGACCGCGACGCTCCCGGGCCGGTGTTTTCCATGGTGATCCCGCCGCCCAACGTGACGGGGAACCTGCACATCGGCCACGCTCTCAACAACACCATGCAGGACATCCTGGCCCGCTGGCACCGCATGCAGGGTGACGTCACCCTCTGGGTGCCGGGCACCGACCACGCCGGCATCGCCACCCAGCACGTGGTCGAGGTGCGCCTGGCCAAGGAAGAGGGACTGCGGCGCCAGGACCTGGGCCGGGAGAGGTTCCTGGAGCGCGTCTGGGCGTGGAAGAACCAGTACGAGGCCAACATCCTCGGCCAGCTCCGCCGCCTGGGCGCCTCGGTGGACTGGGACCGGCTGCGCTTCACCATGGACGAGGGCTGCAGCCGCGCCGTGCGCGAGGTCTTCGTGCGGCTCTACGAAAAGGGCCTGATCTACCGCGGAGACTACATGGTCAACTGGTGCCCCGTCTGCCACACGGCGCTGGCGGACATCGAGGTGGAGCACGAGGAGCGGGAGGGCCGGCTCTACCACCTGCGCTACCCGCTGGTGGACGGCGACGGCGCCATCCAGGTGGCCACGACCCGACCGGAGACCATGCTGGGCGACACGGCCGTCGCCGTCCACCCCGACGACGACCGCTACCGCCACCTGGTGGGCCGGCGGGTGCGGCTGCCCCTGGTGGGGCGGGAGATCCCCATCATCGCCGACGAATACGTGGACCCCGAGTTCGGCACCGGCGCCGTCAAGGTGACTCCGGCCCACGACCCCAACGACTTCGAGATGGGGCGCCGCCACGGCCTGGAACAGGTGCAGGTCATCGGCTTCGACGGGCGCATGACCGAGGCCGCCGGGCCGCGCTACGCGGGCCTGGACCGCCAGGAAGCGCGGCGCCGGGTGGTGGCGGACCTGGAGGAAGGCGGCCACCTGGTGAAGGTGGAGCCCCACCACCACAGCGTGGGCGTGTGCTACCGCTGCGGGACCGTGATCGAGCCGCTGGTGTCGCGGCAGTGGTTCATCCGCATGAAGCCCCTGGCCGAGCCGGCCATGGAGGCGGTGCGCACGGGCCGGACCCGCATCGTGCCGGAGCGGTTCACCCGGGTGTACCTCCACTGGCTCGAGAACGTCCGCGACTGGTGCATCTCCCGCCAGATCTGGTGGGGCCACCGGATCCCCGCCTGGTACTGCCAGCGGTGCGGGGAGACGGTGGTGGCGCGGGAGGATCCGGAACGGTGCCCGCGCTGCGGCAGCGCCGAGCTGCACCAGGACGAGGACGTGCTGGACACCTGGTTCAGCTCCGCCCTGTGGCCCTTCTCCACCCTGGGCTGGCCTGACAAGGACAGCCCGGACCTGCGCCGGTTCTACCCCACGTCGGTGCTGGTCACCGGGTACGACATCCTGTTCTTCTGGGTGGCGCGGATGATGGTCATGGGCCTGGAGTTCATGGGCGACGTGCCCTTCCGCACGGTGCTGCTCCACGGCCTGGTGCGCGACGCCAAGGGTCAGAAGATGTCGAAGTCCCGGGGCAACGTGGTCGATCCGCTGGAGGTGATCGACAAGTACGGCGCCGACGCGCTGCGCTTCACCCTGGTGACGGGGCTGGCGCCGGGCAACGACGCCCGCTTCTCCTGGGAACGGGCCGAGGCCAGCCGCAACTTCGCCAACAAGCTGTGGAACGCGGCCCGGTTCGTGCTGATGAACCTGCAGGACTTCGACCCGGCCCGGGGCGAGCCGGAACGGGACAACGCCGCCGACCGCTGGATCCTGGCGCGGCTCGACGCGGTGACGGCGGAGGTCCAGCGGCTCCTGGAGGCCTTTGAGCTGGGCGAGGCGGCCCGGGCGCTGTACAACTTCATCTGGGACGAGTTCTGCGACTGGTACATCGAGCTGGTGAAGCCCCGCCTGGCGGGGGCGGCGGGGCGCCTCGACCCGACGGGCGGGGTGCACCGGCAGGCGGAGCCGGCCCACGCGGAAGCGGCGGCCACCGGCGGGAACGCCGCCGGCGCCCGCGCCGGCGCCGACGCCGCCGCGAGCCGCTACGCCGCCCAGTACACCCTCTGGCAGGTGCTGGAGCAGACGCTGCGCCTGCTCCACCCCTTCATGCCCTTCATCAGCGAGACCGTCTGGCAGAAGCTGCCCCGGCCCCAGGGGGCACCGGCGACCCTGGCCCTGGCACCCTGGCCGCGGGCGGGCGAGGCGGGGGGCGCCGGTGCCGCGGGTGCCGCGGACCAGGGGGTGATCACGCGCTTCCAGCGGGTGATCGACACCATCCACGGGCTGCGCAGCATCCGGGCCGAGTTCCGGGTGCCGCCGGGCCGCAAGGCCCACGTCCTGATCTACGCGGAGGAACCGGCCCAGGCCGAGGCCTTCGCCGAGCAGGCCGAGGCCATCCGGCGCCTGGCGGGGGTGGACCGGCTGGAGATCCGCGTGGGCAGCGGCGAGCGCCCCGCCCAGGCGGCGGCCTACGTCGGGCCGGGCGTGGTGGCCTACATGCCCCTGGCGGGCCTGATCGACCTCGATGCGGAGCGCCGGCGCCTGGCCCGGGAGCGGGACCAGGCCGAAGCAGCGCTGCAGCGGGTGCGGGCGAAGCTCGCCAACCAGGGCTTTGTCACCCGGGCGCCTGCCGAGGTGGTGGAACAGGAGCGGCAGCGCGAGCAGGAACTGGTGGCGCGGCTCCAGTTGCTGGCCCAGCGGCTGGCCGAGCTGGGCTAG